CTTGTTGGCGCTGACCGCACCGAGGGTGATCTGGTAGTGGCTGAGGTGGCCTGCGGCGGCGGTCCATCGAGCGGTCTGCAGATGGTGGCCGGGGACGCCCTCGTGGTACCAGGTGCTGACCATCTCCCAGGTGGGAAAGGTCTGTTGGCCCAGCGTGGGCAGGTACGTGCGCCCGGGGCGGCTGAAGTCGAGGCTGGGGCCGTTGTAGTAGGGAGCGCCCGAGCCGCCCGGAGGTGCGATCCTTGTCTCGACCCGGCGCAGCGGGCCGGAGATGTCGAAGTGCGTGCCGTCGAGGGCGTCGATCGCCTCGTCGATGATCTCCTGGAGCCAGGCTCGGATGTTCTCCTCACCCGTGATGGCATGTCCGTGCTGGTTCAGGTGGTCCATGGTCTCCCGGACACTGGCTCCCGGGAGGATCCGGCCGGCCTCGGCCTGCATCTCGGCGGCCGTCCGGTGGAACTCCTCCCAGGCCCAGGAGTAGGCCTCGGCCGGGTCCAGGCTCGTGCCATTGGCCCAGCGGGCCGAGCGCAGGTACCGCTCCGGGCCGACGGCGTCCGGGGTGCCCTGCACGGCGGGCAGGTAGCTGCCGCGCAGCCAGTCGGCGAGGTCTGCCACCGCGGCCGTCGCCCGGCCCGCGGCCGCGTCCAGCTCGGGCCTGAGCCGATCCGGGGCGTCGGCCGCGAACGTGGCGAACCAGCTCGCACCGCCGCCGTCCTGGCCGGTCCAGGCGGTGAGCTGACCGATGACGGCTCGGGCCTGCCGGGGTGCGCACAGCAGCCCGCGGGCGAGACCCTCGCCCAGGGTCGCCCGGTAGCCCGCCAGCGCGCCGGGCACATTGCGCAGCCGCCCGGCGACGGCCGCCCAGTTCTCGTCGGTGTCCGTGGGCATCAGGGTGAAGATGCCGCGTACCTGGTGCAGGGGCGAATTGACGTTGCGCAGCTCGCGGAAGTGGTCTCCCGCCTCGTACAGGGCGAGCTGTGCGGACAGCCTCTCCCGCAGAAGCCGGGCGCAGTTACGCTCGGCGCCCTCGAACTCGGCGCCGTTCTTCTCGGCGTCGCGCTCGATGACGTCGAGCGCGGACAGTGCACGGCGGGCCGGTTCGGCGAGCGCGTCGAATCCCTCCGGAGACAGGTCCGGCTGCCGGTCGTCCTCGGGTTGGAGGCCAAGTCGGGTCGAGGTCACGGGGTCGAGGGTGGCGACCTGCGCGACGTAGTCGTCGGCGATCCGGCGCGGGGTGCTCGGCGTCTCGGGCATGGTCCTCATGCTGGCGTACGGCCGCCGACGGTGTCAGCAGCGCCTTCGACGAGGCTTCCAGAATCCGGCCAGAGAAGTTCGTCCTGCTCCATGGAGGTGGCTTCTTTGGTGGGTGTTCGGAGGCCAATCGGAGGCCAAGGGGTGACTGCTGTCACCAGACGACCGCAGTCCAGGAGCTTCTGCGGGCTTCTCCAGGCCATCGATCAGGGCACGTCCGGCCGGGCTGAACCGAGGGCCGTCACGTGGCGTGCGGAGAGGGCCCAGGCTCTGTCGTCGAACTCCCTCCCCCCACTGCCTTAAGGGCGTGGCCTTAAGGGCGTGCATCAGCCTCCCCACGCTCGAACGGGCTCGCGCGGGGCACCCATCGCTGCGGGCGCGCGGCCAGCCCTCCGGGCGGACGACGGGAGTTCGACGACAGGACCTAGGAGGGCCTCTGCCCGGTGGGAAGAGCCCAGGCACTGTCGGTGGGGCGGGCGATCGCGCGCTGAGCCTGGCGGGTTTGGGCCGGCGCGAGTCCGTGCCTGGAGAGCAAGTCGCGCAGGGCGACCGCGCCTTGTGCCGCCACCGAGATGCCCCTGCCCGTATACGGAGTTGAAGACCGCGGCCGAGTCGCCGAGTGCGACGAGGCGATGTGGCCATTCCGGGGCGAGCCCTTGACGCTCCAGTACGCCACTGAACGGCAGATGCCGGGCAGCCGGAGACACCCATGGCAGGCACGCTCATCGGATTCGGGCCACTCCCGCGTAGACACCGCTGCCTTCTGGCGCGGGGGCCGGGGTAGTCGTGTGCCACTCCGTCGCCGTCACCAGGCCGGGCGGGACGAGGTCCAGGCCGTCGAAGAACTGCGCCACTTCCGGCCGGGTCCGGGAACCGAGCTGGATGCCGCCCTTGGCGTACTCGGCGGTGACCTGGGCGGCGAGTTCCGGATACAGGTCGGACGCGGCGTGCGACAGCACCAGATAGCTGCCCTGCGGCAGCGTGGCGACCAGCTCGTGGACGATCCCGTGAGCGTCCTGCTCATCGGGGACGAAATGCATCAGCGCTATCAGCGACAGCGCGATGGGGCGCGTGAAGTCCAGGATCTGCCGGGCGTGCTGCACGATGACGTCCGGCTGCCGTACATCGGCCTGGATGTATTCGGTCGCTCCCTCGGGAACGCTGACCAGCAGCGCCTCGGCATGCCGCAGGACGATCGGGTCGTTGTCGGCGTACACGATCTTCGCGGTCGGCAGGATGCCCTGAACGATCTGGTGGAGATTGGGCTCGGTCGGAATTCCCGTGCCGATGTCCAGGAACTGGTCGATCCCCTCGTGGGCGAGCCATGCGGCCGCCCGGGTGCATGAACTGGCGGTTCTGGTGGGCCGCTTGCCTCGACTCGGGCGGCAGTCGCTCTCCCACCGCCTCATCGACCGGATAGTTGTCCTTGCCGCCGAGCAGCCAGTCGTAGACCCGTGCGGGATGCGCCTTGCCGGTGTCGATCGGCAGAGGCGGCTGCGGCCGTGAGGCGGTCGTCATGACAACTCCGTGACGCCGGTGAATGGATCAGACCAGTACGTGATGACCCTACTCGGGAGCTCGAGGCGGCATGCAGGCCGGCGTCGCTCAAGCCCTCTCCCTGGCAGGGAAGTTCAGTGCTTGAAGTCAGCCGCGTCCGAGGCGTGCGGGTCCAGGTGGATTCTCGCGAGAGGGGTTGACGGCCGTATTGGTCTAGGCCTTAATGGCACCAGCCTGTTCAGGTGAGCAGAGAGTGTTCATAAAGGTGAACGCTCGGATCATGCCTCTACCCCCCACCAGCGCGTATCGAGCGCTGCCCCTGGAGGACACATGCGTCGAATCAGCCGGTACCTGCTGGGAATTGCCGCCACGGTCGGCACCGCGGTGACCCCCGTTCTCGCCCCTCCGGCATCCGCGGCTGCTACGGCGGCCAATCCCGGCCCCGGCTTCCCCGCCCGGTACTCCGCGCCCTACGCGGAGACGTGGAACTCCCCCTCGGCTCTCACCAACGCGCGCAACGCGGCGGGGCAGAAGTACTTCACCCTGGCCTTCGTCATCGCCGGGAACGGCTGCAACGCGACGTTCAACGGTGACACGTCCATCACCGACGCCTCGTGGACCTCCGCCATCAACTCGCTCCGCGCGGCGGGCGGGGACGTCATCGTCTCCTTCGGCGGTGCTTCGGGAACGGAGCTGGGTGCCGCCTGCACGTCCGTCTCATCGCTCAAGGCCCAGTACAAGCGGGTGGTGGACAGTCTCAACCTCACCCGCATCGACCTCGACATCGAAGGCTCGACGCTCGACAACACCACTGCCAACGACCGGCGCAACAAGGCCTTGGCCCAGTTGCAGAGCGAGTATGCGGCGGCAGGGCGCCATCTGGACGTCCAGTACACCCTCCCGGTCAACCCCAGCGGCCTGGAACAGAACTCGATCAATCTGCTCAACAACGCGAAGAGTAACGGGCTGAACGTGAACCTCGTCAACATCATGACGATGGACTACGGGTCGGCGATGGACATGGGCAAGGCCGCCACCGACGCGGCAACGGCCCTGCACACCCAGCTCGGCCGGATCTGGACGGGCAAGAGCTCCGCGCAGCTGTGGGCCATGGAGGGGAACACCCCGATGATCGGGGTGAACGACACCAAGGCCGAGGTGTTCACCACCGCCAACGCGAGCATGCTGGCGAACTTCGCCGCGTCCAAGGGTGTTCAGGAGCTGTCGTTCTGGTCCCTGGGCCGCGACAAGGCCTGTGCGTCAAACGGTCAGCTCTCCGACAGCTGCAGCGGCACCTCGCAGAGCGCGAACCAGTTCACCCGCACACTCCGGTGACCGCCCGGACCGAGTGACAGCATGAACACACATCAGCTACGGCCCGCCGGTCAGCCTTGCGCCGGCGGGCCTCTGCGCGGACCGCTCGTCCTCCGGTCACTCGTCCTCGGCGACGGCGGAGGCGGCCTCGTTGCAGCGGGCGAGCAGGGTGCGCAGGGTCCTGACCTCGTCCGGGGACCAGCCATCCGTACGGGCGTCGGCCTCGCGACGCATCCGGGCGTCGGCGAGGGCGAGGAACTCGCCGCCGCGGTCGCTGGGGTGCAGCAACTGGACGCAGGGGTCGTCCGGGTCGCGCTCGCGTACCACCAGACCGGCCTGCGGCAGCGCCGTGACCTGTCGCCTGATCGTGGACTTGCTGGGGCTGTACAGGCCGACCGGATCCCCGCGCGGACCCCGTCCTGTTCGGCCATCTCGGACAGCAGCGAGTAGTCGACGAAGCTCAGGTCCGGATGGAGCCGATCCGCGTGGGACCGGAAACGCCGGGAGAGGGTCACCAGCTCGCGCACGAGCCACGGCAACCGCCGCCCCGGCTGCCTGGAGAAGATCGGCTCCCGACCCGGCTCCCCGCGCTCCTGCCTCGACCCGACACCTTCACCGCCGAGACCCCCTGTGGCCACCACCAGGGCGTCACCGACCAGGTCATCATGTCCAGAGCCCCCGGCCCATTCCGCGACATCCTGCTCCCCCGCGGCAGCAGCGTCCCTGTCCGGCTTCCCCACCACAACTGACCGCTCCAACTCCCCGCACGCGAACAGAGTCGACCCCCGCGCAGGCCCCGTCACCCTGCCTCGCTCTGTGGGCCAGGCGAATCCCCCTGCACGGGGGTTGTCCTGACAATCCCTCCGCCCCTAGGGTCGCCCCGTACGGAGCAAGCGCTTTCTGTGTGCGTGTGTGCACCTGCGTTTGCACTCCGTCTGCCGAGCCCTCAGGAGCGCCGCATGTCCCTGCCCCACCCCGCCGCCGCGTCGCCGTCATCGGCACCGGCGCCATCGTCACCGGCAGCCATCTCCCCGCGCTCAGAGCCCATGCCGAGCGCGTCGAACTCGTCGCCGCCGTCGATGTGGACGAGCGCAGACTGGACGCATTCCGGGGCCGAGCGGGTGGGCGGGTCGCCGGGTTCGCCTCGACCGAGGCCATGCTCGACGCCGTACACCCCGATCTGGTCCTCATCGGCACCCCGCCCGCGCTGCACCGTACGCAGACCGTGGCCGCGCTCAAGACGGGTGCCTGGGTGCTGTGCGAGAAGCCGCTGTGTCTGTCGCTCGCCGAGTACGACGACATCGCCGCCGTCGAGGAGGCCTCCGGCGCCTACGCCTCGGTGGTCTTCCAGCACCGCTACGGCTCCGGCGCCGTACACGCCCGGGACCTGCTTGCGCGCGGTGAGCTGGGCTCCCCGCTCGTGGCCCACTGCCAGACCACCTGGCACCGGGACGCCGGCTACTACGCCGTACCGTGGCGCGGCCGCTGGGCGACCGAGGGCGGTGGGCCGACCATGGGTCACGGCATCCACCAGTACGACCTGCTGCTGCACCTGCTGGGGGAGTGGGAGGAGGTGCGGGCCATGGCGGCCCGGCTGGTCCACGACGTCGAGAGCGAGGACGTCTCCACCGCCCTGGTCCGCTTCCGCGGCGGCGCGCTCGCCACCGTCGTCAACAGCGTCCTGTCCCCGCACGAGGTCAGCCGCATCCGTGTCGACTGCACCGACGCCACACTGGAGCTGACCCACCTGTACGGGCACGGGAACGGCGACTGGGTCTACACCCCCGCACCGCATGTCGACCCCGAGCGTGCAGCGGTCTGGCGCGCCCCCGCCATCGACGTTCCCAGCTCGCACATCGCCCAACTCGGCGCTCTCCTCGATGCGTTCGACCGCGGTGAGCGGCCCCCGGGCAGTGGGCCCGACGCGCGCGCCACGCTGGAGTTCGCTGCCGCGCTGTACAAGGCGGCGTTCACAGGACAGCCGGTGAGGGCGGGCGAGATCGGTCCCGCCGACCCCTACTACGCGGCCATGCACGGCGACCACCCCGACTGGGCCCCCAAGGAGCGCGCATGAGCATCCGAGTCAGCCACGTCCACGGCGAGCATCTCGCGGTCGAGGCACCGAACGGCACCGAGATCCTCCGCTACGTCTACCGCCCCGACCCGGACGCCTTCGAGGCCCGCAAGCCCTACGCCCACCCCGTGCGCACCCTCGCGGGGAACACGGTGACCGGATACCGGCCGAGCGACCACCGCTGGCACAAGGGCCTGCAGATGACGGCAAGTCATCTGTCCGGGCAGAACTTCTGGGGCGGCAACTGCTATGTGCACGGCGAGGGTTACCTCCGGCTGCCCGACCGGGTCGGCTCGATGCGCCACGACGGCTTCACCGACCTCACCGTCACCGACGAACGCCTCGACCTCTCCGAGGAGTTGACCTGGGTCGAGAACGGCGGGCGGGAATGGGCCCGAGAGATGCGCGGGCTCTCCGTGCACTCGGTGGACGAGGAGGCCGGCGCCTGGACCCTGGACTGGTCCATCCGTCTCACCAACATCCATGACGAGCCTCTCCTGTTCGGCTCACCCACCACCGCGGGCCGTGAGATGGCCGGCTATACCGGGCTCCAGTGGCGCGGACCGCGCGACTTCACCGGCGGCGCGGTGTTCACCCCCGACTCCGAACCGGGCGTGGAGGCCGAGAAGGTGATGGGCAGTCAGGGGCCGTGGCTGGCCTTCACCACCGAACACGACGAGACCGACGCCCACTCCACACTCGTCTTCGCGCACGCGCCGGAGAACCTGGACGGGTCGTCCGCGATCCACGCCTCGCACTGGTTCGTGCGCTCCGAGCCGATCCCGACGGTCGCGTTCTCCTGGGCCTTCTTCGAGGAGTTCGCCCTGCCGCCGGGGGAGAGCTTCGGCTACCGCTACCGGATCTTGATCGCCGACGGCGCCTGGGACCGCGACCGGGTCAGCCGTCACCTGGAGGGTCTGCCGTGGTGAGCGAGGCGAAGTCCGCAGCACACCATCCGCTGCCGGGCGCCGTGGGCCTTTCCCACCTGAGCGCCTACGAGTGGGAGGCCGCCGACGGTGTCTGCGGCGGGAGCCCGCATCTGCATCTGGTGTGCACCGAGGCGTATGTCGTCACCGGCGGGCAGGGCGCGGTGCAGACCCTGAGTCCCGACGGCTACCGGGACATCCCGCTGCGGGCCGGGTCCCTGGCCTGGTTCACGCCGGGCACCGTGCACCGCATGGTGCAGGGCGGCGATCTGCGGATCACCGTGCTCATGCAGAACAGCGGCCTGCCCGAGGCCGGGGACGCCGTGTTCACCTTCCCGCCCGAGGTGCTCGCCGACCCCGAACGGTACGCCGCTGCCGCCACCCTTCCGCCGGGCACCGGTCCGGACACCGAGGCCGCTGCCCGCCGCCGCCGGGACCTGGCCGTCGAGGGCTATCTCGTCCTGCGGGAGGCCCTGATGGCCGGGGACGGCGGCCCGTACCGCGCCTTCCAGGAGGCCGCCGCCCGCCTGGTCCGCGCCCGGGTGCCCGCCTGGCGCGAGCTGTGGCGGGCCGGCGCCCTCGCCACCGCCGAACGCACCGGCGCCCAGCTCGACGCCCTGGAGTCCGGCGAGCCGGCGTACCTCGCCGACGCGACCGCGTACCAGAGCGAGCCGAGTCGCCTCGGCGGCTTCGGGATGTGCGGACTCCGGGACGAGTACGCCCTGCCCGGGACGGCGCTGCCGTACGACGGCAAGCCGACGGTCTAGAAGCCACCCGGCACCGGCGATCAGGAAGAGGTGACCTCGGCATGCCCGGACACAGGACAAAGGGCTTCTGCGCGACGGCCGCCGCACTCGCCCTGTGCGCGGTGCTGGCCGGCTGCGGCGGATCCGGTGAGTCGGCAGGCGGCGGCAAGATCGTGCTGCGCTACACGTGGTGGGGCAACCCCGATCGCGCCGCGCGCACCGAGAAGGCCGTCGCCCTGTTCGAACAGCGGCATCCGGACATACGGGTGCAGACGTCGTTCTCCGGCTACGACGCCTACAAACAGAAGCTCGCCACCCAGGCCGCCGGCGGCGACCCGCCCGATGTGATGCAGCTCGACTACCGGCAGATCGACCAGTACGCCTCCGGTGGCGTCCTGCTCGACCTCGGGCGGCAGCAGCGGGTGCTGCGCACCGCCGGCATCGACCCCGGACTTCTGGCCACCGGCCGGGTGCGTGGCGCGCAGTACGCCGTGCCGCAGGGCCGCGGCACCGAGACCGTCGCCTACGACGTCCAGGCCTGGCGGCGCTCAGGGGTGCCGTTGCCCGGCCGCAGCTGGGCCTGGGACCAGTGGGCCGACGCGATGCGCGCACTGGCACGGAAGACCGGGAAGCCGGGCGGCACCGACCCCGGGCAGAGCGAGGACGCCTTCGAGGTCTGGCTGCGCGGCCAGGGCAAGTCCCTCTACACCAAGGACCGCAGGCTCGGCTTCACCGCCGCCGACCTCGCCCGCTGGTGGACCTTCACCGACCGGCTGCGCCGCCAGGGCGCCGTATCGCCCGCCGAGCAGACCACCCAGCTCGACGGATCCGTCGAGAACACCCCGCTCGGCCGCGGCAAGGCCGCCTCCGACGCCAACTGGGACGCGCCCGCCAGCGGTTTCCAGGCCCTCGTCAAGGGCGGAGTGGCACTCGCACCCATGCCGTCCGGCGCGGACGGCACCCCCGGTCAGTACTTCAAGCCGTCCATGTTCCTCGGCATCGGAGCCCACACGAGTCATCCCGCCGAGGCCGCCCAGCTGATCGACTTCCTCGTCGACGATTCCGACGCGGCGAAGATCCTCGGCGCGACCCGGGGCATCCCCGTCAACGAGGCGATCCGCAGGGAGATCGGCCCCAGCCTGACCGGCTTCGACAAGACCATCGCCGACTACCAGGCCTCCCTGGAGGGCACCCTGAAGGACCCGCCGCATGCCCCGCCCTCCGGCGACAACGCCCTGCAGACCACCTTCCAGCGCGACTACGACCAGGTGTCGTACGAGCGCATGTCACCCCGCAGGGCGGCCGAGAACTACGTCACCGAGGCGAAGGCGGAACTGAGGTCATGACCACCACCGACATCCCCGCGCCCACAGCCCGCCGCTCCGCCACCGCGGCACGGCGCTCCCCGAAGCGCGAACGCCAGGGTGCTGCCTGGGTGTTCCTCTCCCCGTGGGTGCTCGGCGCGACCGTCCTGACCCTGCTGCCGATGGCCGTGTCGCTGTACCTGTCCTTCACCGACTACGACCTGTTCAACCCGCCGCGCTGGGTGGGCCTGCGCAACTACGTGCAGATGTTCACCGAGGACCCGCGCTACTGGCGCTCCGTGCTGACGACCCTCACCTACGTCGTCATCGCCGTACCCCTCCAGCTCGCACTCGCGCTGGCCGTCGCCCTCGCCCTGAAGGGCATGAAACGCGGCAAGGGCTTCTATCGCTCCGCGTTCTACGCCCCCTCGCTGCTGGGCGCGTCGATGTCCGTCGCGTTGGTGTGGCGGGCGGTCTTCAACGACGGCGGCACCGTGGACCATCTGCTCGGCACCGGCGGCTGGGTCAACAGGCCGGGCTGGGCGCTGTTCGCCGTGGCCCTGCTGACCGTATGGCAGTTCGGCGCCCCCATGGTCATCTTTCTCGCCGGACTCCAGCAGATTCCCGCCGAGCTGTACGAGGCCGCGGCCGTCGACGGGGCGGGCAGATGGCGGCAGTTCGTGTCCGTAACGGTGCCGATGCTGTCCCCGGTGCTGTTCTTCAACCTGGTCCTGCAGACCATCCAGGCATTCCAGGTCTTCACGCCCGCCTTCGCGATCAGCGCGGGCAAGGGCGGCCCCGCGGACTCCACGCTGGTCTACACCCTCTACCTCTACGACCGTGGCTTCGTCGCCTCCCACATGGGCTACGCCTCCGCCATGGCCTGGGTCCTGCTGTTCGTCATCGGCGCCGTCACCGCCGTCCTCTTCCGCACCTCGCGGAGCTGGGTCTTCTACACCTCCGAGGAGGAGCGATGACCACAACTGCCATACCACGCAGGCGCGTTGCCCGGGGTCGCACCGTCCTGCACGTCTGCTGTCTGGCCGCGCTGCTCGTCATGCTGTACCCGCTGGCCTGGCTGCTGGCCACCTCGCTCAAACCCGCCGACGAGGTCATCGCCAGCCTCAACCTGCTGCCCGGCCACCTCGAATGGTCGAACTACACCACCGCCCTGGACGGTGTGAACGGTGTCTCCGTCTGGCGGCTGCTCGGTAACTCGCTGCTGATCGCGGGCGGCGCGGTCCTCGGCAATGTGCTGAGCTGCTCTCTCGCGGCCTATGCCTTCGCCAGGCTCCGCTTCCGGATGTGCCGGCCGTTGTTCGCCTTCATGATCGCCACGATCATGCTGCCGCACCACGCGGTTCTGATCCCGCAGTACATCATCTTCAACAAACTCGGTCTCGTGAACACCTACTGGCCGTTGATCCTGCCGAAGTTCCTCGCCACCGAGGCGTTCTTCGTCTTCCTCATCGTGCAGTTCATGCGCGGCCTGCCCCGTGAACTGGAGGAGGCCGCCCGCATCGACGGCTGCGGCCCCTTCCGCAGCTTCTTCTCCATCGTCCTGCCGCTGACCCGGCCCGCCCTGATCACCACCGCGATCTTCACGTTCATCTGGACCTGGAACGACTTCTTCACCCAGCTCATCTACCTCTTCGACCCGGACAAGTTCACCGTCACCCTGGCGCTGCGTTCCTTCGTGGACGCCTCCAGCCAGTCGTCGTTCGGCCCGATGTTCGCCATGTCGGTGATCGCCCTGCTGCCCATCGTGCTGTTCTTCCTCGCCTTCCAGCGCTTCCTCGTGGAAGGCATGGCCAACTCCGGACTCAAGGGGTGACCGCGATGTCCCAGACCCACCCCCGGGAGCCGGGCGAGCTGTTCGGTCCCCGCATGACCCTGTTCGCCGACACACTCAGCGTCGGCCTCGCCACCGCCGTGGCCTGCCTGCCCCTGCTGACCGCACCGGCCGCCCTGTCCACGGCCTGCGCGGTGCTGCGCGGCGCGGGGGAGGGGCGCCCTGCCACCGCCGGTCGGTACGCGAGCCTGCTCCGCCGACGGCTCGGCCTCGGCGACCTGGCGGCAGGGGCCGTGACTCTGGCCGTGCTGCTGCTGTGCGCCGCCGACCTCGCCCTGGCCCGCACCGGCCTGCCCGGCGGCCCGCTCTTCGCCGTGGCCGCCGCAGCCGTCACCGCCGGTGCGGCGATGGTGGGGCTGCGCGCCTGCGCCCGCCCGGAGTCCCTCACCGACTGGCGGGCGGCTGTGCGCGCCGCCACCGGTGACACGGCCGGTGATCTCGGCGGCACCGGCCTGATCCTGCTCGCCCTGACCACAGCCGCCGCCGGCGCGTGGGCGCTACCGCCGCTCGCCTTCCTCGCACCCGGGCCGCTGGCCCTGGCGCTCACCGCGGTCGACGTGAGGCACGCGGGACGCCGAGGCTGAGGCGGACAGAGCCGTTTCCCGCCGTCCTGCCTCACGCCTCCAGCGGCGGGCAATCGGTGTGGCCGGCGGCATCCCGGCCGTAGAAGCTCAAACGGGAGATCGTCCCGCCCGCCGAGCCGGACGGGCGACGAGAGGGCTGCGTTCGGTCCTCACCATCCGTCATCCTCGCAGCACTACGGCTTGGTTGCGCGGGAGAGCCCCAGGTCGGCCCTTAGGGTGGGGCGCATCCCGAGCGGACCGGAGGCTCCGTTTCCGAAGGCAGGAGGTGATCGCCGTGCACGACCGACCGGTCCTTGTCACCGGCGTCGGCGGCGGAGTCGGCGGAGTCGGACGAACGGTCCTCGACCGGCTGCACGCGAAGGGCGTGCCGGTCCGGGCTCTTGTCCACCACGACGACGAACGGGTCTCGGCCCTGAAGGCCATGAACGGCGTGGAGGTGATGGTCGGCGACCTCACCCGTGGCCCCGACGTGGTGCAGGCGCTCGCAGGCTGCCGCCGGGCCTACTTCGGAATGAGCGTGTCGCCCTCCTACCTGGAGGCCGCGACGACGGTCGCAGCGGCCATCCAGGAGAGCGACGGTCTGGACCTGCTGGTGAGCATGTCGCAGATGACGGTCTCGCAGATGGACCTCACCAGCGACGCCGAATCCCGGCAACAGCGACTGCACTGGCTGTCCGAACACGTCCTCGACTGGTCGGGGGCACCGGTCGTCCATGTCCGGCCCACGGTGTTCATGGAGAATCCGCTCTTCGCCCGGATCGCTGTCGCCTCGATCCTGCGCGACGGCACGATCCGCCTCCCGTTCGGCTCCGCCCGGACCTCGCCGGTCGCCGCAGCCGATGTGGCCGAGGTCGTCGCACGCCTGCTGCTCGACCCGGCTCCGCCGTCCGGCCGGGTCCACGAACTGACCGGTGCGCGCTCCCGTGACATGGCCGCGATCGCGGCGGAGTTCTCCGCCGCCCTGGGCCGTACCGTGACCTACGTCGACGTGCCGTACCCGGACTGGCTGGAACACGACCTCAAGCAGCAGAACCTGCCGCCCCATGTCTTCGAGCACATCGCCACCATGGCGCGCCTGCACGGCGAGAACCGGTACGACCGGGCGACGAAAGACGTCGCCGAGCTGCTCGGGCGCCCTCCGCTGGGATTCGACAGCTTCGTCAGGAACACGCCCGCTCTGCAGCCGTAGCCGGATGCGCGGCAGGTTCACTCGCGGGGCCCGATCTCCCTTCCGTCCGCGTCCCGTACGGCGATGGCCAGCATCGGGCAGA
The genomic region above belongs to Streptomyces sp. CG1 and contains:
- a CDS encoding NAD(P)H-binding protein yields the protein MHDRPVLVTGVGGGVGGVGRTVLDRLHAKGVPVRALVHHDDERVSALKAMNGVEVMVGDLTRGPDVVQALAGCRRAYFGMSVSPSYLEAATTVAAAIQESDGLDLLVSMSQMTVSQMDLTSDAESRQQRLHWLSEHVLDWSGAPVVHVRPTVFMENPLFARIAVASILRDGTIRLPFGSARTSPVAAADVAEVVARLLLDPAPPSGRVHELTGARSRDMAAIAAEFSAALGRTVTYVDVPYPDWLEHDLKQQNLPPHVFEHIATMARLHGENRYDRATKDVAELLGRPPLGFDSFVRNTPALQP